In one Lolium rigidum isolate FL_2022 chromosome 3, APGP_CSIRO_Lrig_0.1, whole genome shotgun sequence genomic region, the following are encoded:
- the LOC124695897 gene encoding protein PAM68, chloroplastic-like, translating into MELPLSAPRAHAAVAFSCSSTSIFRLHGAATSRSRALPLHARRNKNSSSDDGAEPKVITIGRPGKKSRRRGDKKKDQQLLPADQEDLADDEEDEDEEDERDVAIPEVVTNRMMRRVGASVGLPLALGLAFFPAFYYLKKVAKVDVPSFIPYGLSFVFFGAALAGVSYGIVSASWDPAREGSLLGWNEARRNWPVFWESFRGGSPDPPRRR; encoded by the coding sequence ATGGAGCTGCCGCTCTCTGCGCCGCGCGCGCATGCCGCCGTTGCCTTCTCCTGCAGCTCCACTTCCATCTTCCGCCTCCATGGGGCAGCCACTTCCCGCAGCCGCGCGCTCCCGCTGCACGCCCGCAGGAACAAGAACTCCAGCAGCGACGACGGAGCGGAGCCCAAGGTCATCACCATCGGCCGGCCCGGGAAGAAGAGCAGGCGGCGcggcgacaagaagaaggatcaGCAGCTTCTCCCCGCGGACCAAGAAGACTtggccgacgacgaggaggatgaggatgaagaGGATGAGAGGGACGTGGCAATCCCGGAGGTGGTGACGAACCGTATGATGCGGCGGGTGGGGGCGTCGGTGGGGCTCCCGCTGGCGCTGGGACTGGCCTTCTTCCCGGCGTTCTACTACCTGAAGAAGGTGGCCAAGGTGGACGTGCCCAGCTTCATCCCCTACGGCCTGTCCTTCGTCTTCTTCGGGGCCGCGCTGGCCGGCGTGAGCTACGGCATCGTGTCCGCCAGCTGGGACCCCGCCAGGGAGGGCTCCTTGCTTGGCTGGAACGAGGCCCGCCGCAATTGGCCTGTGTTCTGGGAGTCATTCCGGGGAGGCTCTCCGGaccctcctcgccggcgatga